The following proteins are encoded in a genomic region of Sulfurovum indicum:
- the argC gene encoding N-acetyl-gamma-glutamyl-phosphate reductase: protein MVKVGVVGASGYTGLELVKMLTSHPGFELTYLATTQGDTLIESLHPSLEGVITMPVEKADVNGVLNACDLVFLALPHKASMGFAKGLLENGLKVVDLSADYRLQLDTYEENYCPHEDKEHLDEAVYALIEYYREELKGTDLAAGPGCYPTATLLGILPFIPYLDTSAPLFVDAKSGVSGAGKKLSETTHFVTVNDNIFAYNPLKHRHAPEISEKIEKVHGVKMHVNFVPHLIPATRGELVSVYATLKADIDPLMVLKEHYANDPFIRIRDKPVDIKSTAGTHFCDIYAAKNGNALFVSSAIDNLLRGASSQALAAANLMCGYEEGMGIPVIAYVP, encoded by the coding sequence ATGGTAAAAGTAGGTGTTGTGGGTGCCAGCGGATATACAGGGCTGGAACTGGTCAAGATGCTGACAAGTCATCCGGGATTTGAATTGACCTATCTGGCGACCACACAGGGAGATACGCTTATAGAGTCACTGCATCCGTCACTGGAGGGTGTCATAACCATGCCTGTGGAAAAAGCAGATGTGAATGGTGTGCTCAATGCATGTGACCTGGTCTTTCTTGCTCTGCCGCATAAAGCCTCTATGGGCTTTGCCAAAGGCCTGTTGGAAAATGGGCTGAAGGTAGTCGATCTCTCGGCAGACTATCGTTTGCAACTGGATACATATGAAGAGAACTATTGCCCACATGAAGACAAGGAGCATTTGGATGAAGCAGTCTACGCACTGATAGAGTATTACCGTGAAGAGCTTAAAGGTACTGATCTTGCAGCAGGCCCGGGTTGTTACCCAACGGCAACACTCCTGGGTATCCTACCCTTTATCCCCTACCTGGATACTTCGGCACCGCTTTTTGTTGATGCCAAATCGGGTGTAAGCGGAGCGGGGAAGAAATTGAGCGAAACAACCCATTTTGTAACGGTCAATGACAATATCTTCGCCTACAATCCACTTAAACATCGCCATGCACCCGAAATTTCCGAGAAGATTGAAAAGGTACACGGTGTGAAGATGCATGTCAATTTCGTACCGCACCTTATTCCTGCCACTCGCGGGGAACTTGTCTCTGTCTATGCGACACTCAAGGCGGATATTGACCCGCTGATGGTGCTTAAAGAGCACTATGCCAACGATCCGTTCATACGTATCCGTGACAAGCCTGTGGATATAAAGAGTACGGCAGGTACGCACTTTTGTGATATATATGCGGCAAAGAACGGTAATGCCCTCTTTGTCAGTTCTGCCATAGACAATCTGCTTCGCGGTGCCAGTTCTCAGGCTCTTGCAGCAGCCAATCTTATGTGTGGGTATGAAGAGGGGATGGGAATTCCTGTGATCGCCTATGTCCCATAA
- the greA gene encoding transcription elongation factor GreA, with translation MQKEPMLQETYVKLSEELEQLKTHERGKIAKVIDEARELGDLKENAEYHAAKEKQGLMEARIAELTDLIGRAQVVDPSTLAHERVSFGSTVCLTCQESGEEVKYTIVGGVESYPEKGLISFHSPMARALIGKEEGEEVELNLPSGKKVYEIEEVLYEEIKLAE, from the coding sequence GTGCAAAAAGAGCCGATGTTACAAGAGACCTATGTCAAGCTTTCAGAAGAGCTGGAGCAGCTTAAAACCCATGAGAGAGGAAAGATCGCAAAGGTGATCGATGAAGCCAGAGAGCTGGGTGATCTCAAGGAGAATGCGGAGTATCATGCAGCCAAAGAGAAGCAGGGACTGATGGAAGCACGTATAGCCGAGCTGACTGACCTTATCGGACGTGCACAGGTGGTAGATCCGTCTACTCTGGCCCATGAGCGTGTCAGTTTCGGATCGACAGTATGTTTGACCTGTCAGGAGAGCGGAGAGGAGGTCAAGTATACTATCGTGGGAGGTGTAGAGTCCTATCCTGAAAAAGGACTTATCTCATTCCACTCACCGATGGCAAGGGCTCTGATAGGTAAAGAAGAGGGTGAAGAAGTAGAACTGAACCTTCCAAGCGGCAAAAAAGTATATGAGATTGAAGAGGTGTTGTATGAGGAGATCAAACTGGCTGAATAG
- a CDS encoding UDP-2,3-diacylglucosamine diphosphatase, with translation MRNKECRVVIKEGALFVADSHYPHHGDDFLTLIQKLDEGVLEVPQLFLMGDNFDLLFGYNDYIQTFSSEAIALLQKLSKKLEIHYFEGNHDFCLQALFPNMTVYSREEQPVRFTLDNKVAAISHGDKYVTGFGYDLYCKLLRSKTTLTLLKPWEKKIIDHRMGKLARKKICRTFHGFEKRVDAILEHYEDEDLVIEGHFHQAKIFGKYVSLPSLACQKEVAMAENGNIVFKKADTLSA, from the coding sequence ATGAGGAATAAAGAGTGCAGAGTCGTTATCAAAGAGGGAGCACTCTTTGTTGCCGATTCCCACTATCCGCATCATGGAGATGATTTTTTAACCCTGATTCAAAAGCTTGATGAAGGTGTACTTGAGGTACCGCAGCTTTTTCTGATGGGTGATAATTTTGATCTTCTCTTTGGCTACAATGATTATATTCAGACTTTCTCCTCTGAAGCTATTGCACTGCTGCAAAAGCTTTCCAAAAAGCTTGAGATCCACTACTTTGAAGGCAACCACGACTTTTGTCTGCAAGCGCTTTTCCCGAATATGACGGTTTACAGCAGGGAGGAACAGCCTGTCAGGTTCACTTTGGATAACAAGGTAGCGGCCATATCCCACGGGGACAAGTATGTAACGGGATTTGGTTATGACCTCTATTGCAAACTGCTGCGCAGCAAAACCACACTGACTCTTCTGAAGCCGTGGGAAAAGAAGATCATTGACCATCGTATGGGAAAACTGGCACGAAAGAAGATCTGTCGTACATTTCATGGCTTTGAAAAAAGAGTTGATGCAATACTTGAACATTATGAAGATGAAGATCTGGTGATAGAAGGGCATTTCCATCAGGCAAAGATATTTGGAAAGTATGTCTCTCTTCCTTCTTTGGCATGCCAGAAGGAAGTTGCCATGGCTGAAAATGGCAATATCGTTTTTAAAAAGGCAGATACTCTCTCTGCATGA
- the surE gene encoding 5'/3'-nucleotidase SurE, with product MKKILITNDDGYESEGLKALIEALTPLGEVIVVAPSTEKSACGHSLTLTRPLHFIRLEENFYKLDDGTPSDCIFLALNKLFKEHKPDIVISGINIGSNMGEDITYSGTASAAMEAVLQGIPGIAISQVYAESGKSIEEFGYTLAQKSIAVLVQKIFAGTFPLPPRKFLNINIPPIPKVQCKGFKVTRAGNRLYAHNAEVHYNPRGKEYYWIGLPELGWMDTKGHTTDFEAVNDGYVSITPIQLDMTAHNEIQNLQKWVEQ from the coding sequence ATGAAAAAAATATTGATCACCAACGATGACGGCTATGAATCAGAAGGCCTGAAAGCACTCATTGAAGCACTCACACCGCTGGGAGAAGTCATTGTCGTTGCACCCAGTACGGAAAAATCCGCCTGCGGACATTCGCTTACCCTCACCCGTCCGCTGCACTTCATTCGACTTGAGGAAAACTTCTACAAGCTTGATGACGGTACTCCGTCTGACTGTATCTTTCTGGCACTCAACAAGCTCTTTAAAGAGCATAAACCCGACATTGTTATCTCCGGCATAAACATCGGTTCGAACATGGGGGAGGATATTACCTACTCCGGCACAGCATCGGCAGCCATGGAAGCAGTACTTCAGGGCATTCCGGGCATTGCAATATCCCAGGTTTATGCAGAGTCAGGCAAAAGTATCGAAGAGTTCGGCTACACTCTGGCACAAAAGAGTATTGCAGTACTGGTTCAAAAGATCTTTGCAGGCACTTTCCCGCTGCCGCCACGCAAATTCCTCAACATCAACATCCCTCCCATCCCAAAAGTACAGTGCAAAGGCTTCAAGGTCACCCGTGCAGGCAACAGGCTCTACGCACACAATGCAGAGGTGCACTACAACCCCCGCGGTAAAGAGTACTACTGGATAGGACTCCCCGAACTTGGCTGGATGGATACCAAGGGACATACTACAGACTTTGAAGCAGTCAATGACGGCTATGTCTCCATCACCCCCATCCAGCTTGATATGACAGCGCATAATGAGATACAAAACCTCCAAAAGTGGGTGGAACAATGA
- a CDS encoding nuclease-related domain-containing protein yields the protein MIIKTTDPKDSKDKLIQAGYSAEKQMSFYLKRAFENSQNVLIINDLRLVNNDDVAPIDHFVIHECGFIIIESKSVSTKVSVNKYGEWKRVFANEEKGMPSPIQQAKRQALFLKSYLNKYGLNLFRDTLISKLIKHTYDDLFFDVLIAISDNGIIERDDINLPEVHKADAIPDKINELISRRKKNVITEIIPKHIILYHGTQQKIAYFLKEQHTLNKPLQVSKQNSISLENNSINEDALHYDKLKPHTYRCKKCDNQSLEIRYGKYGYYFKCLNCDSNMPIKHTCNKPSCKPRTKKNKNHFYKVCESCGVKELFFVNTNSKQ from the coding sequence ATGATTATCAAAACGACCGATCCTAAAGACTCAAAAGATAAACTCATTCAAGCAGGATATTCTGCTGAAAAACAAATGAGCTTCTACCTAAAAAGAGCTTTTGAAAATTCACAAAATGTATTAATCATCAACGATTTACGATTAGTTAATAATGACGATGTAGCACCGATTGATCATTTTGTTATACATGAATGTGGTTTTATTATCATAGAATCCAAGAGTGTGAGCACAAAAGTTAGTGTAAATAAATATGGAGAATGGAAACGTGTTTTTGCGAATGAGGAAAAAGGTATGCCCTCACCTATTCAGCAAGCAAAAAGACAAGCTCTATTTTTAAAGTCATATCTCAATAAATACGGTTTAAACCTTTTTAGAGACACACTGATAAGTAAGTTAATCAAACATACCTACGACGATTTATTTTTTGATGTATTGATCGCTATTTCTGATAATGGAATTATCGAACGTGACGACATAAATCTTCCTGAAGTGCATAAAGCCGATGCTATTCCTGACAAAATAAATGAGTTGATTTCACGACGTAAAAAAAATGTTATCACTGAAATAATTCCAAAGCACATTATTCTATATCACGGGACACAACAAAAAATTGCATACTTTTTAAAAGAACAACATACACTTAATAAGCCGCTTCAAGTATCAAAACAAAATAGTATATCTTTAGAAAACAATAGCATTAATGAAGATGCATTACACTATGATAAACTAAAACCACATACTTATAGATGCAAAAAATGTGACAATCAAAGTCTTGAAATACGATATGGCAAATATGGTTATTATTTTAAATGCCTAAACTGCGACAGCAATATGCCGATCAAACATACCTGCAATAAACCTTCATGCAAGCCAAGAACAAAAAAAAATAAAAATCATTTTTATAAAGTTTGTGAAAGTTGTGGAGTAAAAGAACTCTTTTTTGTCAATACAAACAGTAAGCAGTAA
- a CDS encoding methylenetetrahydrofolate reductase: MFETFCDFLCNKTKKFITVEINPPHGASLDGIIEDIRKHNLHEKVSGFSCTDNPLAKLKMSGVLSAIKVQQTFGKPVIATMSMRDKNKLSLQSTLLGANDFDLRCILALTGDPAKLSDQPEVKGVLERDSTLLLSIIYHLNNGVDYSNKPLNPAPRPIYPFAVSNSYAKDMKKLQKRMLKKLNYGARAIITQPVYDLENAKELLALFEEAKEMSIRETAKEAQLVLGQFPIVRARTANFIDDKVPGISVPKGIIDEMNLAAMDGEEKEQEIGFALSKSIFDEMMKLHGKVHLMTHNRFDLCSDLIGELSTSHN; encoded by the coding sequence ATGTTCGAAACATTTTGCGACTTTTTATGCAATAAGACCAAAAAATTCATTACTGTAGAGATCAATCCCCCGCATGGTGCATCACTTGACGGAATCATAGAAGACATCAGAAAACACAACCTGCATGAAAAAGTCAGCGGCTTTTCCTGTACCGACAATCCTCTGGCAAAACTGAAAATGAGCGGTGTACTCTCAGCCATAAAAGTACAGCAGACTTTCGGTAAACCTGTTATCGCTACAATGAGTATGAGAGACAAGAACAAACTCTCTTTACAATCCACACTGCTTGGTGCCAACGATTTTGATCTTCGCTGCATCCTCGCTCTTACCGGTGACCCGGCAAAGCTCTCAGACCAGCCTGAGGTCAAAGGAGTACTCGAGCGTGATTCTACCCTGCTTTTGAGCATCATCTATCATCTTAACAACGGTGTAGACTACTCCAACAAACCGCTTAACCCTGCACCCAGACCGATCTACCCTTTTGCTGTAAGCAACTCCTATGCAAAAGATATGAAAAAACTGCAAAAGAGAATGCTTAAAAAACTGAATTACGGTGCAAGAGCCATCATTACCCAACCTGTTTATGATCTTGAGAATGCCAAAGAACTTCTGGCACTTTTTGAAGAGGCAAAAGAGATGAGTATCAGGGAGACTGCAAAAGAAGCACAGCTTGTTCTGGGACAGTTCCCCATCGTCCGTGCCAGGACAGCGAACTTTATCGATGACAAAGTACCGGGTATCTCCGTACCAAAAGGGATCATTGACGAGATGAATCTTGCAGCTATGGACGGGGAAGAGAAAGAGCAGGAAATAGGCTTTGCACTCTCTAAATCGATCTTTGACGAGATGATGAAACTGCATGGCAAAGTGCATCTGATGACGCATAACCGCTTTGATCTGTGTTCGGACCTAATAGGAGAATTAAGCACCTCTCATAATTAG
- a CDS encoding YqaA family protein — protein MIYLSLFFIAFASATLLPLGSEAVLLYDLSLGYSVLLLWSVATLGNTLGAVVNYWLGLKGEGFLEKKGYLSSVKMEKAHQRFEKQGGWVLLLSWVPVIGDPLTFIAGVLRYGFKKFLLIVALAKGVRYLVVIGGYCWGVS, from the coding sequence ATGATTTATCTTTCCCTTTTTTTCATTGCGTTTGCTTCTGCTACTCTGCTGCCGCTTGGCAGTGAAGCAGTTCTTCTTTACGATCTCTCTCTGGGCTACTCTGTTCTGCTGTTATGGAGTGTGGCAACACTGGGCAATACACTTGGAGCGGTGGTCAACTATTGGCTTGGTCTCAAAGGAGAGGGGTTTCTTGAGAAAAAAGGATATCTCTCTTCTGTTAAAATGGAGAAGGCACATCAGAGGTTTGAAAAGCAGGGCGGCTGGGTGCTGCTGCTTTCCTGGGTTCCTGTAATAGGTGATCCGTTAACTTTCATAGCCGGAGTACTGCGTTATGGGTTTAAAAAATTTTTACTGATCGTTGCTTTGGCAAAAGGAGTGAGATATCTGGTAGTGATCGGGGGATACTGCTGGGGAGTTTCGTAG
- the ccsA gene encoding cytochrome c biogenesis protein CcsA, whose product MLKKILSMKMAVLMLFLFGVIAGVATFIENDYGTQTARALIYKAKWFEVFLAYFIAILTYQMIKYKSYKTKFPVFLFHFSFILIAMGALITRYAGYEGIMHIREGQTSNKMVSDVKMLEVFAKTKEENASLEKELYFSTMTENHLSERLKVGDKEVRITLEQYLPTADEEVVADPNGGTLLEMKVSAGGRGEIHYFKKGSIKDFGAFYISYGVENIPTDKPTFKVTGEADDLKVHFPFILKTLNMETKSSDELKPGDNTLTRRMLYRFGNNAVVLKAVHRKAALKTVSHSLKTKSGQPEYIKLRVSVGDKSKEVVFKSYKGQAGDLKQFSLDGVDIQMRIGAKLIELPFSIKLVDFELERYPGSMTPASYSSRVVLIDKEQNLEMPYHIYMNHVLDHRNYRFFQSSYDPDEKGTVLSVNHDPGTLPTYIAYFLLGLGMLWSLFIPNGRFQMLLKGARKLQHGAVAVLFTVMLALSPQVSHAAAPQVDPQMLKAMQAYDAEHAKHFATLAVQDHQGRMKPMDTVAHEVIAKITGKSSFFGIEPTQMFLGMIMQPEIYQNVPMIKIGHKKIALDLGLPEDTKYARFTDFFSKTDNSYKLYDAVTKASRKKPLEKSQYDKELIKADERLNVSYMAYQGTLMRIYPKPNDENNKWVAPMDALKTFPPEQIKEVQLTISAYFASVAQGLKTGKWENADLSLKAIKVYQKKYGSEVMPSARHIKMEIWYNKLGLFGKLVPLYLLLGVILLVFAFVHVLKPNFSMKWIMRFAWATLIIGFTLHVAGLGIRWYIAGHAPWSNAYESIVFIAASTVLAGIILARRSPFALAGTAILAGVTMGVAHMSFINPEITNLVPVLKSYWLMIHVATIISGDGFLGLGSILSLMVLILFIIRGKSRTGNIDRSIKELTNLSEMALIIGLMLLTVGNFLGGVWANESWGRYWGWDSKETWAAVTILIYAAVIHMRFIPKLNNVFIYNVAATWAYSTVLMTYFGVNYYLSGLHSYAAGDPVPIPMWVYYAIAGLFVLTLLAARNRHLKQRA is encoded by the coding sequence ATGTTAAAGAAGATATTATCGATGAAAATGGCAGTACTGATGCTGTTTCTGTTTGGTGTCATAGCAGGTGTTGCTACTTTCATTGAGAACGATTACGGTACACAGACTGCACGCGCGCTGATATACAAAGCTAAATGGTTTGAGGTGTTTCTTGCTTACTTCATTGCCATATTGACCTATCAGATGATTAAATACAAGAGTTACAAAACGAAATTTCCCGTCTTTTTGTTCCACTTCTCTTTTATCCTTATTGCTATGGGTGCATTGATCACACGCTATGCCGGGTATGAAGGTATTATGCATATCAGAGAGGGGCAGACAAGCAACAAGATGGTCTCCGATGTCAAGATGCTGGAGGTTTTTGCCAAGACCAAGGAGGAGAATGCTTCACTCGAGAAAGAGCTCTACTTCTCCACAATGACTGAAAATCATCTCTCAGAGCGTCTCAAAGTGGGAGACAAAGAGGTGAGAATAACACTTGAACAGTATCTTCCTACGGCTGATGAAGAGGTAGTGGCCGACCCAAATGGAGGTACTCTTCTTGAGATGAAGGTCTCGGCAGGGGGAAGAGGAGAGATACACTATTTTAAAAAAGGAAGCATCAAGGATTTTGGTGCATTCTATATCTCATATGGTGTGGAGAATATACCTACGGACAAACCAACCTTCAAAGTAACAGGAGAAGCGGATGATCTTAAGGTTCACTTCCCGTTCATCCTGAAAACACTCAATATGGAGACCAAATCTTCTGACGAGCTTAAGCCGGGAGATAACACCCTTACACGCCGTATGCTCTACCGTTTTGGGAATAATGCTGTTGTACTCAAGGCAGTTCACAGGAAAGCAGCTTTGAAAACAGTCTCGCATTCACTGAAAACGAAGTCAGGTCAACCTGAGTATATCAAGCTCAGAGTCAGTGTAGGTGACAAAAGTAAAGAGGTGGTCTTTAAATCCTATAAAGGACAGGCGGGTGACTTGAAACAGTTTTCACTCGATGGTGTTGATATCCAAATGCGTATCGGTGCCAAACTGATAGAGTTGCCGTTTTCCATCAAATTGGTTGATTTCGAGTTGGAGCGTTATCCGGGATCTATGACTCCTGCATCCTATTCAAGCAGAGTGGTGCTTATAGATAAAGAGCAGAACCTTGAAATGCCGTACCATATCTATATGAACCATGTTCTTGATCATCGAAACTACCGTTTCTTCCAGTCCTCTTACGATCCGGATGAGAAAGGAACAGTACTCTCGGTCAACCATGATCCGGGAACACTTCCGACCTATATTGCCTATTTCCTGCTTGGTCTGGGAATGCTCTGGAGTCTTTTCATTCCAAACGGACGTTTCCAAATGCTGCTTAAAGGGGCACGCAAACTTCAGCATGGTGCAGTTGCTGTTTTATTTACAGTAATGTTGGCTCTCTCACCTCAGGTAAGCCATGCGGCTGCGCCTCAAGTGGACCCGCAGATGCTCAAAGCCATGCAGGCTTATGATGCTGAGCATGCAAAACACTTTGCTACTTTGGCTGTCCAGGATCACCAGGGACGTATGAAGCCTATGGATACGGTCGCACATGAAGTGATAGCAAAGATTACAGGAAAATCCTCATTTTTTGGGATCGAACCGACACAGATGTTCCTTGGAATGATTATGCAGCCTGAGATCTATCAGAATGTGCCGATGATCAAGATCGGGCATAAGAAGATCGCGCTTGACCTTGGACTGCCCGAAGATACAAAGTATGCAAGGTTTACAGATTTCTTCAGTAAAACAGACAACAGTTACAAACTTTATGATGCCGTTACCAAAGCCAGCCGTAAAAAACCGCTGGAGAAGTCACAGTACGACAAAGAACTTATCAAAGCGGATGAACGCCTTAATGTCTCCTATATGGCCTATCAGGGAACACTTATGCGTATCTATCCAAAGCCAAATGATGAGAATAACAAGTGGGTTGCTCCAATGGATGCACTCAAGACCTTCCCGCCGGAACAGATCAAAGAGGTACAGCTTACGATCTCTGCCTATTTTGCATCTGTAGCACAGGGACTGAAGACAGGGAAATGGGAGAATGCAGATCTTAGTCTCAAAGCGATCAAAGTCTATCAGAAAAAGTATGGTTCGGAAGTGATGCCAAGTGCCAGACATATTAAAATGGAGATATGGTATAACAAACTGGGACTCTTTGGAAAACTGGTACCGCTCTATCTTCTTCTTGGTGTAATACTGCTTGTGTTTGCCTTTGTTCATGTACTTAAACCGAACTTCAGCATGAAATGGATCATGCGTTTTGCCTGGGCGACGCTGATTATAGGATTTACTCTGCATGTTGCAGGACTGGGGATCCGATGGTATATTGCCGGGCATGCGCCATGGTCGAATGCCTATGAATCTATTGTCTTCATTGCTGCTTCAACAGTATTGGCCGGTATTATTCTGGCGCGAAGATCACCGTTTGCACTGGCTGGTACGGCTATATTGGCCGGTGTGACGATGGGGGTTGCACATATGAGCTTTATCAACCCTGAGATCACCAATCTCGTACCGGTACTCAAATCATACTGGCTGATGATCCATGTGGCAACTATTATCTCCGGGGACGGTTTCCTCGGACTTGGATCCATCCTCTCCCTTATGGTACTGATCCTGTTCATTATCCGTGGCAAGAGTCGAACAGGAAATATCGACCGTTCCATCAAGGAGTTGACAAATCTTTCGGAGATGGCACTGATCATTGGCCTGATGCTCCTTACCGTAGGGAACTTCCTGGGCGGTGTCTGGGCAAATGAGAGCTGGGGTCGTTACTGGGGCTGGGATTCAAAAGAGACCTGGGCTGCGGTGACCATTCTCATTTATGCAGCAGTAATCCATATGCGTTTTATTCCAAAACTCAACAATGTGTTCATTTACAATGTTGCAGCGACATGGGCATATTCAACAGTCCTGATGACCTATTTTGGGGTCAACTACTACCTCTCAGGGCTCCATTCCTATGCAGCAGGTGATCCTGTTCCGATACCGATGTGGGTCTACTATGCGATCGCAGGGCTTTTTGTCCTGACCCTGCTTGCCGCACGTAATAGACATTTGAAGCAGCGCGCCTAA
- the serB gene encoding phosphoserine phosphatase SerB → MAKLAVFDFDSTLMDGETIDFLAAPLGLEEQVAAITERAMTGELDFFKSLISRVALLEGLEKSRVDSICADLPMMPGAFETVAGLKERGYTVVCFSGGFRNATQPACERLGVDAEFSNFLHDENGILTGRVGGEMMYSDAKGDMIVRIQKLLGVDRKDTLVVGDGANDISMFAHADTRIAFCAKPVLKEAATHCVDKKDLREILKIV, encoded by the coding sequence ATGGCTAAGTTGGCTGTATTTGATTTTGATTCGACACTGATGGATGGTGAAACCATCGACTTTCTGGCTGCACCTTTGGGGCTTGAAGAGCAGGTAGCTGCTATTACTGAACGCGCGATGACAGGTGAGTTGGACTTTTTTAAGTCACTGATCTCACGTGTGGCCCTTCTGGAGGGCTTGGAGAAAAGCAGGGTCGATAGCATCTGTGCCGACCTTCCTATGATGCCCGGAGCATTTGAAACAGTGGCAGGGCTTAAAGAACGCGGCTATACGGTCGTCTGCTTCTCCGGCGGTTTCCGCAATGCCACCCAGCCTGCTTGTGAAAGATTGGGGGTTGATGCAGAGTTTTCAAATTTTCTGCATGATGAGAACGGTATTCTTACCGGGCGTGTCGGTGGCGAGATGATGTACTCAGATGCCAAAGGTGATATGATCGTACGTATACAGAAACTTTTGGGAGTAGATCGTAAAGACACCCTGGTGGTCGGTGACGGTGCCAACGATATAAGCATGTTCGCCCATGCCGATACCCGTATAGCATTCTGTGCCAAGCCTGTACTTAAAGAGGCGGCGACACACTGTGTGGATAAAAAAGACCTCAGAGAGATACTAAAGATCGTATAA
- a CDS encoding DUF3817 domain-containing protein, with the protein MSELKKFRIINKIEGISFLVLLFIAMPLKYSFGYPVATKIVGMIHGLLVFAFIYQIIEAKNEEGFSWKETAFYFGLSLLPFGSFYTDKLLKTKYAVSLQKVKA; encoded by the coding sequence ATGTCTGAATTAAAAAAATTCCGTATTATTAATAAGATCGAAGGAATATCCTTCCTTGTTCTGCTTTTTATCGCCATGCCGCTAAAGTACAGTTTCGGTTACCCTGTTGCTACCAAGATCGTCGGTATGATCCATGGTCTGCTTGTCTTTGCCTTTATCTATCAGATAATTGAAGCCAAAAATGAGGAAGGCTTCTCATGGAAAGAGACAGCTTTCTACTTTGGTCTCTCACTGCTGCCGTTCGGATCATTCTATACAGATAAACTTCTGAAAACAAAATATGCTGTTTCCCTGCAAAAGGTAAAAGCGTAG
- a CDS encoding tRNA threonylcarbamoyladenosine dehydratase has translation MRYERCRMLFGDEDFEKLQKAKILILGVGGVGSYALDCLYRSGVSDITILDFDIYDETNQNRQIGSEAVGMVKVDRLKEIYPSVKTINQRMDMAWVETFDFEPYDIIIDAADTTKVKIEVARKCYKKLIMALGSAKRYDTSKIEVASIWKTHGDALARKIRNELKKAKFDRNFTVVFSPEEAKCTEKGSCVAVTGAVGLTVCSEAIKRIIK, from the coding sequence ATGAGATACGAACGCTGCAGAATGCTCTTTGGAGATGAAGACTTTGAAAAACTCCAAAAGGCAAAAATACTCATTCTCGGTGTAGGCGGTGTGGGCTCCTATGCCCTTGACTGCCTCTACCGCTCCGGAGTCAGTGACATTACCATTCTGGACTTCGATATCTATGATGAAACAAACCAGAACAGACAGATAGGCTCTGAAGCGGTAGGCATGGTAAAAGTTGACCGGCTCAAAGAAATCTATCCTTCTGTCAAGACAATTAACCAGCGCATGGATATGGCATGGGTGGAGACGTTTGACTTCGAGCCTTACGACATCATCATTGATGCAGCCGATACGACAAAAGTCAAGATCGAAGTAGCCAGGAAGTGCTACAAAAAACTCATTATGGCGCTTGGTTCGGCCAAACGTTACGATACCAGCAAGATCGAAGTGGCATCCATCTGGAAAACCCATGGGGATGCATTGGCAAGAAAGATACGCAACGAACTCAAAAAAGCGAAATTCGACAGAAACTTTACCGTGGTCTTCTCTCCTGAGGAGGCAAAGTGCACAGAGAAAGGCTCCTGTGTTGCTGTCACAGGTGCAGTTGGACTGACCGTCTGTTCGGAGGCGATCAAACGTATTATCAAATAG